A single region of the Chrysoperla carnea chromosome 5, inChrCarn1.1, whole genome shotgun sequence genome encodes:
- the LOC123300962 gene encoding uncharacterized protein LOC123300962 → MIRVYLTVSIVIFILGISVQEINADEFDRNIPEQCRNLYTNWEDSSYYDCLEKYCPLRENEGVVDKYYCQEECDLSGKRIMKGCFLSLERGIPGCGCIENYCRSFDDVNSKCVPVKQDA, encoded by the exons ATGATTCGCGTATACTTAACTGTTagtattgtaatatttattctcGGAATATCAGTCCAAGAAATAAACGCAGATGAGTTTGATAGAAATATCCCAGAACAGTGTAggaatttgtatacaaattggGAAGATAGTTCATATTACGATTGCTTAGaaaagt ATTGTCCATTACGGGAAAATGAAGGAGTTGTTGACAAGTATTATTGTCAAGAAGAGTGTGATCTATCTGGAAAAAGAATTATGAAAGGTTGTTTCCTCAGTTTAGAAAGGGGAATACCAGGATGTGGCTGCATAGAAAATTACTGTCGAAGTTTCGATGATGTTAACTCAAAATGTGTACCAGTAAAACAGGACGCCTGA